A single window of Aythya fuligula isolate bAytFul2 chromosome Z, bAytFul2.pri, whole genome shotgun sequence DNA harbors:
- the GPBP1 gene encoding vasculin: MAQHDFAPAWLNFPTPPSSTKSSLNFEKHSENFSWTENRYEANRRRHNSSDGFDPNIGRPNGGHFGRKEKNGWRSQGRSGTENINHRGGYHGGGSRARTSAFHCGKGQGLHENNVHVNETGKKEDKAVPKQFEAEDFPSLNPEYEREPNQNKSLAAGVWEYPLNPKSRSPRMLVIKKGNTKELQISGFPVVGSLHSQPVKNGTGTSVYKGLIPKPATPPTKPSQWKSQAKENKVGNAFPHESAYGTGNFIPFKSTAKAFPVSQNSVKECNRSNSSSPVDKVGQPRLTKLTRMRTDKKSEFLKALKRDRVEEEHEDGNHAGQEKDDDSFNLCNSNSPHHERDINRNFENEIPQENGNASITSQQITRSSTLPQADVLSSSLEAEHRLLKEMGWQEDAENDETCAPLTEDEMREFQVISEQLQKNGLRKNGILKNGLICDFKFSPWKNSTFKPALENDDSETSSTDTSDDDDV, translated from the exons ATGGCGCAGCATGACTTTGCTCCAGCCTGGCTTAATTTTCCTACTCCGCCATCGTCAACAAAG TCATCACTGAACTTTGAGAAACATTCTGAAAATTTTTCATGGACAGAGAATCGTTATGAAGCAAATCGCAGAAGACACAACTCTTCAGATGGATTTGATCCTAACATTGGACGGCCTAATGGAG ggCATTttgggagaaaagagaagaatggTTGGCGTTCACAAGGCAGAAGTGgtacagaaaatataaaccATCGTGGGGGATACCATGGCGGAGGTTCCCGCGCTCGTACCAGCGCTTTCCACTGTGGAAAAGGCCAAGGACTGCATGAAAACAATGTACATGTTAATGAAActgggaagaaggaagacaaaGCAGTACCTAAACAGTTTGAGGCTGAGGATTTT CCATCTTTGAATCCTGAATATGAGAGGgaaccaaaccagaataaatcATTAGCTGCAGGTGTGTGGG aatatCCTTTGAACCCTAAATCTAGATCTCCCAGAATGCTGGTCATTAAAAAGGGCAATACAAAAGAACTGCAGATATCTGGATTTCCTGTAGTAGGAAGTCTTCATTCACAGCCAGTAAAAAATGGAACTGGCACAAGTGTTTATAAAGGATTAATCCCTAAACCTGCCACTCCACCCACAAAG ccTTCACAGTGGAAAAgccaagcaaaagaaaataaagttggaAATGCGTTTCCTCATGAATCTGCATATGGTACTGGCAATTTCATTCCTTTCAAATCAACTGCCAAGGCATTTCCTGTATCACAAAATTCAGTGAAAGAG TGTAATCGGTCAAATTCTTCATCCCCTGTTGACAAAGTTGGTCAGCCTCGTTTAACAAAATTGACAAGAATGCGAACTGATAAGAAGAGTgaatttttgaaagcattgaaACGAGATCGAGTAGAAGAAGAACATGAAGATGGGAATCATGCTGGGCAAGAGAAG GATGATGACTCCTTTAACTTGTGTAACAGCAACAGTCCTCATCATGAGAGAGATATAAACCgaaactttgaaaatgaaattcctCAAGAGAATGGCAATGCTTCAATTACATCTCAACAGATCACTCGATCTTCAACTTTACCTCAGGCAGATGTTCTTTCAAGCTCGCTTGAGGCAGAGCATAG gctgTTAAAGGAGATGGGCTGGCAGGAAGatgcagaaaatgatgaaaCGTGTGCTCCACTAACAGAGGATGAGATGAGGGAATTCCAAGTCATCAGTGAACAG ttacagaaaaacGGCCTCCggaaaaatggcattttgaaaaatggCCTCATCTGTGATTTTAAATTTAGCCCCTGGAAAAACAGCACTTTCAAACCTGCTCTGGAGAATGATGATTCTGAGACGAGCAGCACTGATACATCAGATGATGACGATGTGTGA